In Mycolicibacterium mucogenicum DSM 44124, the following are encoded in one genomic region:
- a CDS encoding peptidase, producing MRATAPPLAAPTAPTDIRLADGRTAELLVLDPGSTLPGRITAELDGAVAAVTAFWGDDWRRQITIVTTGTDEEFRALAGGKEEFAAATTVDRIVFAPGAAAMGPGALRIVLRHELFHYASRPVTAADAPWCLTEGVADYVSRPRTPRPAPAAMAVLPTNADFQVTGPALSLAYDRAWWFARFVGAQFGDPVLRRLYLAACGAGHPDLDTALTATLGADRDALTAAWQRWLAAGG from the coding sequence TTGCGGGCCACGGCACCGCCGCTCGCCGCACCGACGGCGCCGACCGACATCCGGCTGGCCGACGGCCGGACCGCTGAACTCCTGGTCCTCGACCCCGGCTCGACGCTGCCGGGACGCATCACCGCGGAACTCGACGGCGCGGTCGCCGCGGTCACCGCATTCTGGGGCGACGACTGGCGTCGTCAGATCACCATCGTGACCACCGGCACCGACGAGGAGTTCCGGGCGCTGGCCGGCGGGAAGGAAGAGTTCGCCGCGGCCACCACCGTCGACCGCATCGTATTCGCGCCCGGCGCCGCCGCGATGGGTCCCGGCGCACTGCGAATCGTGTTGCGCCACGAGCTTTTCCACTACGCCTCCCGGCCCGTGACGGCGGCCGACGCGCCGTGGTGCCTCACCGAGGGCGTCGCCGACTACGTCAGCCGCCCGCGCACCCCGCGGCCGGCGCCGGCCGCCATGGCGGTGCTGCCCACCAACGCCGACTTCCAGGTCACCGGGCCGGCGCTGTCGCTGGCGTATGACCGCGCCTGGTGGTTCGCCCGGTTCGTGGGCGCGCAGTTCGGCGATCCGGTCCTGCGCCGGCTGTACCTGGCGGCGTGCGGCGCCGGACATCCCGACCTCGACACCGCGCTGACCGCCACCCTCGGCGCGGATCGCGACGCGTTGACCGCTGCGTGGCAGCGGTGGCTCGCGGCCGGCGGCTGA
- the ripC gene encoding peptidoglycan hydrolase RipC, producing the protein MSLHRTHRTICSLKRPVAGAIAGLTILGSAFAGNVMADPADDAVAKLNELSRQAEQTTEAMHAAQLDLDKKLAAAKAADSKHEAAAAAAEVAKNDLATYQDSVDKIAAAQYMGGRTDGIDAILTADSPQGLIDQLSVQRVMAGEMAAQMANFHSASDSATKAEADSAKSASEAKTAAEQAAAVRADLQSKQSKLQVQIAIVKSRYTALTPSQRQALAALPPAPAAAPPAPAPDGLPQNPDAVPPAPGQDPSINAAGPNPPVEGLPAPSDNGGGTAAGAIAVQAALTRIGDPYVWGAAGPGQFDCSGLVMWAFQQAGISLPHSSYAQAAGGQAVSRDQMQPGDVVSYYSDASHVGIYIGDGMMVHASTFGVPVRVAPVDNAPIYNVRRY; encoded by the coding sequence TTGAGTCTCCACCGCACACACCGCACCATATGCAGTCTTAAACGACCAGTAGCCGGTGCGATCGCGGGGCTCACCATACTTGGTAGTGCGTTTGCGGGCAACGTCATGGCCGATCCGGCCGACGATGCCGTAGCAAAGCTGAACGAGCTCTCGCGCCAGGCGGAACAGACCACCGAGGCCATGCACGCCGCGCAGCTCGATCTGGACAAGAAGCTGGCTGCCGCGAAGGCCGCCGACTCCAAGCACGAGGCCGCCGCTGCCGCCGCGGAAGTCGCCAAGAACGACCTGGCTACCTATCAGGACTCGGTCGACAAGATTGCTGCAGCGCAGTACATGGGCGGCCGTACCGACGGCATCGACGCCATCCTTACCGCCGATTCCCCGCAGGGCCTGATCGACCAGCTCTCGGTCCAGCGTGTGATGGCCGGTGAGATGGCCGCGCAGATGGCCAACTTCCACAGCGCCTCCGACTCCGCCACGAAGGCCGAGGCCGACTCGGCCAAGTCGGCATCCGAAGCCAAGACCGCGGCCGAGCAGGCCGCCGCCGTTCGTGCCGATCTGCAGTCCAAGCAAAGCAAGCTGCAGGTGCAGATCGCCATCGTCAAGTCCCGTTACACCGCGCTGACGCCGAGCCAGCGGCAGGCGCTGGCGGCACTCCCGCCGGCTCCGGCTGCCGCGCCGCCCGCCCCCGCCCCCGACGGTCTCCCGCAGAACCCCGACGCGGTTCCGCCGGCCCCCGGCCAGGACCCGTCCATCAACGCGGCCGGCCCGAACCCGCCTGTCGAGGGGCTGCCCGCACCGTCGGACAACGGTGGCGGCACCGCTGCCGGCGCCATCGCGGTGCAGGCCGCCTTGACCCGCATCGGCGACCCGTATGTCTGGGGTGCCGCCGGTCCCGGCCAGTTCGACTGCTCGGGCCTGGTGATGTGGGCGTTCCAGCAGGCCGGCATCTCGCTGCCGCACTCGAGCTACGCGCAGGCCGCCGGTGGCCAAGCGGTGTCGCGCGACCAGATGCAGCCCGGTGACGTCGTGAGCTACTACTCCGACGCCTCGCACGTGGGCATCTACATCGGCGACGGCATGATGGTCCACGCATCGACGTTCGGTGTGCCCGTGCGGGTGGCGCCGGTCGACAACGCGCCGATCTACAACGTGCGTCGCTACTGA
- a CDS encoding glycosyltransferase family 4 protein, producing the protein MSRVLLLTNDFPPRRGGIQSYLENLVGELLVRGSHELTVYAPKWKGAPEYDKAAGAAGYEVVRHPTTLMVPEPTVALRMRRLIAEHDIDTVWFGAAAPLALLAPLARDAGATRVVASTHGHEVGWSMLPVARNALRHIGNNTDVVTFVSHYTRNRFAAAFGPDAALEYLSPGVDVDRFVPDEVARAELRARYGLGQRPVIVCLSRLVPRKGQDMLIRALPVIRQRIDGAALVIVGNGPYRDDLQKLARRYDVTDHVVFTGGVPGDELPAHHAMADVFAMPCRTRGNGLDVEGLGIVFLEASACGVPVVAGDSGGAPETVVEGKTGHVVDGRDVEDIAAAIIDVLANPDLAAAMGAAGRQFVVDNWQWKLKGERLSELL; encoded by the coding sequence ATGTCTCGGGTGCTGCTGTTGACCAACGATTTTCCGCCTCGCCGCGGTGGCATCCAGTCGTATCTGGAGAATCTGGTGGGCGAGCTGCTCGTCCGCGGGTCGCACGAGCTGACGGTCTACGCCCCGAAATGGAAGGGCGCCCCGGAATACGACAAGGCCGCCGGGGCCGCCGGGTACGAGGTGGTCCGCCACCCGACGACGTTGATGGTGCCCGAACCGACCGTCGCGCTGCGGATGCGCCGCCTCATCGCCGAGCACGACATCGACACCGTGTGGTTCGGCGCCGCCGCGCCGCTGGCGCTGCTGGCCCCGCTGGCCCGCGATGCCGGGGCGACCCGCGTGGTCGCCAGCACGCACGGGCACGAGGTGGGTTGGTCGATGCTGCCCGTCGCGCGAAACGCGTTGCGGCACATCGGAAACAACACCGACGTGGTGACCTTCGTCAGTCACTACACCCGTAACCGGTTCGCCGCGGCGTTCGGGCCGGACGCCGCGCTGGAATACCTGTCGCCGGGAGTCGACGTCGACCGCTTCGTCCCCGACGAGGTGGCCCGGGCCGAGTTGCGCGCCCGGTACGGGCTGGGGCAGCGGCCCGTGATCGTCTGCCTGTCACGACTGGTGCCACGCAAGGGACAGGACATGCTGATCCGGGCGCTGCCCGTCATCCGGCAACGGATCGACGGTGCCGCGCTGGTGATCGTCGGCAACGGGCCGTACCGCGACGATCTGCAGAAGCTGGCACGGCGCTACGACGTCACCGACCACGTGGTGTTCACCGGAGGGGTGCCCGGCGATGAGTTGCCGGCCCACCATGCCATGGCCGACGTCTTCGCCATGCCATGCCGGACCCGGGGCAACGGGCTCGATGTCGAAGGCCTGGGGATCGTCTTCCTCGAGGCCTCGGCGTGCGGCGTGCCGGTGGTCGCCGGTGACTCTGGCGGCGCACCGGAAACCGTCGTGGAAGGCAAGACCGGCCATGTGGTCGACGGTCGCGACGTCGAAGACATCGCCGCCGCCATCATCGACGTCCTGGCCAACCCCGACCTGGCTGCTGCGATGGGCGCCGCCGGCCGTCAGTTCGTCGTCGACAACTGGCAGTGGAAGCTCAAGGGCGAGCGGCTTTCGGAGCTGCTCTAG
- a CDS encoding AMP-dependent synthetase/ligase — protein sequence MREFSVPASFTIGEYDNVVAPVYSLERDDPKHVAIQRLVGDTWTDVTSADVAAQVRATALGLIAKGVKPGDRVVLLSATRYEWPIIDFAILSIGAVTVPIYETSAADQIRHVLADSGAVLAFAEADSHAAKIESIRSEVPALGEVLVIDGGALDQLADAGAGVDRAELDARLAAIKSSDPATLIYTSGTTGRPKGCQLTHANLLSELRGVKACFPDLLAKGQKLLVFLPLAHVLARAVAVAGFSNQVTLGFTSDIKNLVPILGVFKPTLVVSVPRVFEKVYNTAEQNARNDGKGKIFQIAADTAIEWSKAQDTGGAGLLLNLKHTVFDKLVYGKLKAALGGNCVGAISGGAPLGARLGHFYRGVGVTIYEGYGLTETSAAITVNRIGELKVGTVGKLVPGNSMRIAEDGELLLSGGVVFGGYWGNPTATDEAFTDEWFHTGDLGAIDDDGYLSIVGRKKEIIVTAGGKNVAPAPLEDVMRAHPLISQAMCVGDQEPFIAALVTIDPEAFEGWKQRNGKDAGASVGDLAEDAALVAEIQKAVDDANQTVSKAEAIRKFRILPVDFTEDTGELTPTLKVKRKVVAEKFAAEIAALYS from the coding sequence GTGCGTGAGTTCAGCGTTCCCGCATCGTTCACCATCGGCGAATACGACAACGTCGTCGCCCCGGTGTACTCCCTCGAGCGCGATGACCCCAAACACGTAGCCATCCAGCGCCTGGTCGGAGACACCTGGACCGACGTCACCAGCGCCGACGTTGCCGCCCAGGTCCGGGCCACCGCCCTCGGCCTGATCGCCAAGGGCGTCAAGCCCGGTGACCGCGTGGTGCTGCTGTCGGCGACCCGCTACGAGTGGCCGATCATCGACTTCGCGATCCTGTCGATCGGCGCGGTGACGGTGCCCATCTACGAGACCTCCGCCGCCGATCAGATCCGGCACGTGCTGGCCGACTCCGGCGCCGTCCTGGCGTTCGCCGAGGCCGACTCCCACGCCGCCAAGATCGAGTCAATCCGGTCCGAGGTGCCCGCGCTCGGTGAGGTGCTGGTCATCGACGGCGGCGCCCTCGATCAGCTGGCCGACGCCGGCGCCGGCGTCGACCGCGCCGAACTGGACGCTCGCCTGGCCGCCATCAAGTCGAGCGACCCGGCCACCCTGATCTACACCTCCGGCACCACCGGCCGCCCCAAGGGCTGCCAGCTGACCCACGCCAACCTGCTGTCGGAGCTGCGCGGAGTCAAGGCCTGCTTCCCCGACCTGCTGGCCAAGGGCCAGAAGCTGCTGGTGTTCCTGCCGCTGGCGCACGTGCTGGCCCGCGCGGTCGCGGTGGCCGGCTTCAGCAACCAGGTGACCCTCGGCTTCACCAGCGACATCAAGAACCTGGTGCCGATCCTCGGGGTGTTCAAGCCGACGCTGGTGGTGTCGGTGCCACGCGTGTTCGAGAAGGTCTACAACACCGCTGAGCAGAACGCCCGCAACGACGGCAAGGGCAAGATCTTCCAGATCGCCGCGGACACCGCCATCGAGTGGAGCAAGGCGCAGGACACCGGCGGTGCCGGCCTGCTGCTCAACCTCAAGCACACGGTGTTCGACAAGCTGGTCTACGGCAAGCTCAAGGCCGCCCTCGGTGGCAACTGCGTCGGCGCCATCTCCGGCGGCGCCCCGCTGGGCGCGCGGCTCGGCCACTTCTACCGCGGCGTCGGCGTCACCATCTACGAGGGCTACGGCCTGACCGAGACCAGCGCCGCCATCACCGTGAACCGGATCGGCGAGCTGAAGGTCGGCACCGTCGGAAAGCTGGTGCCCGGCAACAGCATGCGCATCGCCGAGGACGGCGAACTGCTGCTGTCCGGCGGTGTGGTGTTCGGCGGCTACTGGGGCAACCCGACCGCCACCGACGAGGCCTTCACCGACGAGTGGTTCCACACCGGTGACCTCGGCGCCATCGACGACGACGGCTACCTCTCGATCGTCGGGCGCAAGAAGGAGATCATCGTGACCGCGGGCGGCAAGAACGTCGCCCCGGCCCCGCTGGAAGACGTCATGCGGGCACACCCGCTGATCAGCCAGGCCATGTGCGTGGGTGACCAGGAGCCGTTCATCGCCGCGCTCGTCACCATCGATCCCGAGGCGTTCGAGGGCTGGAAGCAGCGCAACGGCAAGGACGCCGGCGCGTCGGTGGGCGACCTGGCCGAAGACGCCGCGCTTGTCGCCGAGATCCAGAAGGCCGTCGACGACGCCAACCAGACGGTGTCCAAGGCCGAGGCCATCCGGAAGTTCCGGATCCTGCCGGTCGACTTCACCGAGGACACCGGCGAGCTGACGCCGACGCTGAAGGTCAAGCGCAAGGTCGTCGCCGAGAAGTTCGCGGCCGAGATCGCGGCGCTCTACAGCTAG